The following DNA comes from Rhodanobacter sp. AS-Z3.
GTGGGAACAGGGGCACTGGCGCGACCAACCCGGAGCGCTGTTCCTCGAAACCTTGTGCCAGGACGCTCATGCCGAGCTGCGTCAGCGGGGTCGCGGCCTGACCCATGGCGAGCCACATTCAACCGTGGTGGCGTTGCTGACCCGGGGTAATCGTGCGTATTGGGCGCACGTGGGGGACAGCCGTCTATACCGTTTCCAGGGCCGGCACTGCCTGGACTGCACCGAAGATCACAGCGTGACCCAACTCAAGGTTCGCCGCGGCGAACTGGCCGCAAACCAACGGGGTAACGACTCCGAACAGCACAAGCTGCTGCGGGGACTCGGCGGAGCACAGCCACCGCAAGTCGATCATGGTGGCGCGCTGTTGCGCCCGGGGCAGACGTTTGCCCTGTGCAGTGATGGGGTCTGGGAGAATCTGTCGACTCGGGAGCTGGGCGAATTCGCGCGCCGACGCGATCAGCCCGAGGCCCTGCGCGAGGCGCTGACACAGGTGCTGGAACGCGGCGGAGTGGACTGCGACAACGTGGCGTTGATTCTCACCCGGGTAGGCTGGAAAGAATGGCTGGCCCGCTACACTCGCCGGCCGGGATCACGACGGACCAGCCGTGCCGCTGGTCCCGGGTGAGATCTGGTGGCCTGATAGTCAGGCCGAATGGAGCACAACGCATGACCTTGATTCGACCACGGCACCACCGCCGGCATTTGCCGGCATGCATCCCTGTGGCGGCGCTACTGGCCCTTCTGGCCCTGTCAGGCTGCGCACAGTTGGGCAAGCTCAAGTCACGGACCGGCAAGCAGCCAACCGCTACTTCGACGGAGCGCACCCGTACGACGCCGCTCCGTACGACGGCAACCAGCAGCGACCCGTCACTCGCGGCGATCGTCAACGACCAGCTTCAGCACGGCCACTATGCGGAAGGCGAACAGGCGCTGCGCCGGTATCTTGTGCAGCATCGCGGTGACCGGTCAGCGCAGGCCATGCTGAGCCAACTGACCGCCAATCCGGAGCAGTGGCTGGGGCATACATCGCAACCCCATATCGTGCAGTCCGGTGACAGCTACAGCACGCTGGCGGCTCGCTATCTGGGTGACGGCAGTCTGTTTCTGATCCTCGCCCGCTACAACCACTCGACCAATCCGTCGCTGCTGCGCGTGGGTGAGACGGTGCAAGTGCCGACCGCAATCGCTGGCGCAGCACCCACCGCCAGCGAGGCCAGCGCAAACACCCCGGCAATATCGGCCATTGCCATCTCGCCGACGGTTGCGGAAGACCGGCCTCCGGCCCGGGAATCACCCGCAACCAAGGCGAAACGGCTGCAGCGCGAAAGCCTGGTTCTGCTCGATCAGGGCCACAAGGAGCAGGCGCTGGCGCGGCTCGACGAAGCACTGATCGCCGACCCCCAATTGCAGCCCGACGGCATCGGCGCCCTGGCCTTGCGCAAGGATCTGCTGACCTCACTCCACCAGCGCGCCGTGGTGCTGTATCGCGACCAGCGCCTAGACGCAGCGATAGCCTTGTGGGATCGCGTACTGGCGCTTGATCCACATTACGAACCAGCGATCGTCTATCGAACCCGCGCACTCGAACTCAAGCGTCGACTCAAGCAACTCTGACAGCAGGTGAAGTGCGTGCCGCGCTAGCCGCGCGGTGACCGGCTACCGGCTGGGCGATCCGCAGCTGAGAGGATTTGCGTCGGTCGCGCGATATCCTCGGTCTGCGCCGGTGGGGGCGAGTCCTTGAGCCGATTCGGCGTGGCCTGCAATGCCCTGTTCATCACGTTGAAGGTAGCAAACAACCGCCCCAACTCATCGCGGCGAACCAGCCGAATCCGGTAGCGGAAGTCGCCGTGTGCCACCTTGAGCAACGCGTTGCCAAGCATATCCAGCAAGCTCAGCAGCCGTCGCGACATCCACCAGGCGGCGCCGACCACCACCGCGAGCGTCGCCAGCAATACGGCAATGATCACCCACAGCGTGGTTTTCTGTGCCGCCCGAAGTGGTGCGTCACTGATCCCGAGGCGCAACTCGCCCACCACCGCCGATTGATAATGGACCGGCACATCGAACAGCAACATCTCGTCCAGCCCGCTGCCGTTGATCATGCTGCTGCGATAGCCCTGGATATCACCCGATGGCGACAATGCCTGCTGCCCGCTCAGCGCAGGCAGCTTTTGACCGACCTGATCGGGCCGGGTACTGGCAATGATCTCGCCACCCCGGTCTGCCACTGCCAGATAATGAATCTGCTGATTTCGGGCGATGTCCTGAACCAGCGCCCGAGTGGCCGCACGATCACCCAGCAGCAGGTCCTCGGCCGATTCGCTGGCGACCATGCGCCCCAACGAACTACCAAAATCCCGCGCCAGCCCGGTAATGGCTGCATTCTGTTTGGCATGGATAGCGGCCAAACCCAACAGCAAAGTCACACTCAAAAGAACGCCGAGGACACCGACCCAGCGCATCCGCAGAGAGAGCAGACGAGTGGCCAGTGGCGTTTCAGCGCGCCGCTCGCATTCGCGCCGGGCAAGGCGCAGATCCTCGACTACCTCGGCGCCCTGCTGATAACGCTCCGCAGGCGCGGGGGCGAGCAAGGCATGCACGATATCGAGCAGGATCGCCGGGGTGGATGGATCGCGCGGCTGCAGCGCCGGCCGAGGTAACCGCTGGCGCTCCAGCATCAACTCGCGCACGTCCGCGATATCGCGCCATGGCAATTTTCCCGCAAGCAGCCAGTACAGCACCACGCCCAGCGAAAACAGATCGCTGCGTGCGTCGGTCCGCTCACCGCGCAAATGTTCCGGAGCCATGTAGGCCGGGGTGCCGGCAACCTCCGCGCGCAGCGCGTCGCCGTCGCCGAGTGACCGGCGCAGATCGGCGATGCCGAAGTCGTTGACCTTGGCCTGCTGCCAGCCGTCGGCCAGCATGATGTTCTCGGGTTTGATGTCGTGGTGAACGACGCCGTGCGCATGCGCATAATCCAGCGCAGCAGCGACCTGCATGATCAACTCGATGATCGCCGGCAGCGGTGGAAACCCTTCACGCGCAACACGACTGGCCAGGGTCTCGCCCGACAGCCGTTCCATCGCGATGTAAGCACGGCCGTCGCCGGTTTCCCCGGCATCGAACACCGTCACGATATGCGGATGGGTCAGCTGGCCTGCTGCCCGGGCCTCGACCAGAAACCGCTGCCGGTAGGCAGGATCGGCAGCGACCTCCCGATGCAGGCATTTGATCGCTACCTCGCGCTCGATGTCCGGATCGAAGCCAGCGTAGACCACCGCCATGGCGCCCTCGCCCAACACGCCATCGATACGGTAGCGACCCACGTTCTGCGTCACGGCTGGCTCGCTCACGGCGTCGGTATCAGAGCAACCACCAGGCAGCGGCGCCCAGCGCGATGAGCACCAGCAAGCCGGCCGCCACCCAGCGTAAACGCGACGCACCAGCAAGGCCGCGCTCGCGGGTCAGAAACACGAACTCTGCCTGGCCCAGCCGGATGTGGTCACCGTGTTTCAGGATCGCTTCGTGGATGCGCTTGTCGTTCACGAACGTGCCGTTGGTGGACAGCGTATTCATGATCACGTAGTGCCCGTGCTGATTGATGATCCAGGCGTGAGCCGACGACACGCTGGGGTCGTCCGCGACAATGTCGTTGTTGCTGCCCCGCCCCAGGGTTTGCCGGCCTGAGCGCAACGAAAACCGGCGGCCTTCGAATCCGGCGCTGAGGCCTTCCAATACCGGCTCGTGAACGCTGGCCCGACCGTCCGGTGCCTGCTCCATTTCACTGGCGTACTGACGCAATTCCGCTGCGGAAAACAGTTGGGTGCCTTGCGGCCCCGCAGACCGCTTTCCGACAAGGTGAAGCGGGTTTTTATCAGGGCTGTTCATCAAAAAACTCAGGGGTGGAATTAGTCCGCTGCTGTAACTCACTGCCTCGCCAAGCGCAGCGGGAAAGCAAACCACACCACCTTGGTGAGGCATGCCGCTTCCGCAACATCAGACCGCCGTGGGTGCGCCGGTTACGTGGCGTGACCAGCATGCCAGTGCGCACGTGAAGTTCTTCATCACGCCACCGCGCTGTTTACCCGTTGTTAACCGGGGGACAAGGCCGTGCGCCATAACCACCCGTTCCGGGCCCATCGCAAATAGGCGTAGCGGCATGGATGGGAGAATCTTGAGTGGCTGCGAAGCGCCGTGGGAGCAGCCCTACCGCTACGCTTTGCCCTGCTCCACCAAGGTCAGCGCCACTTTGTCGCGCAGGTAAACCGGGAGCGCCAACTCAGGCGCCAGGCCGCGACCGGCCCTGAACTCGCGCATGGCCAGCTCGGCGACATGCGCCGCCTGCGGATAGCAATGGCCATCGGCAGAATGCAGCGTGCCAGTGAGGCGCTGCGACAACACGGTGGCGTAAGTGGCCCAGCCGCTGCCGACCACTTGCCACGCATCCGCCTTGGGCAGAACCAGCGTCTCGGCGGTGCAGATACGCTCCTCATCCAGCGCGATCAGTCCGCCGTTGTCGTCGCGGCGGTAGCAGGCGGCGTAGATCTCGCCCATGCGCGCATCGATCACGGCGAGGATGGCCGTGCCCTCTTCTTCCGGTGCTTCCAGCGCCAGTGCAGCGAGCGAGGAAACGGTGATCACCGGCAGATCCAGCGCCAGCGCCATGCCTTGGGCCAGCGACACGCCCAGCCGCACGCCGGTGAACGCGCCGGGGCCGCGTCCCACGGCAATGGCGTCCAGCGCGCATCGGGCAATGCCCGCTTCGGCAAGCAGGTCGTCGGCCATCGGCAACACCAACTCGGTATGTCGACGCGGCGCGATTTCGCTGCGGGCAATCAATTCGTCGCCGTGGATCAGGGCAACGGAGCAGGCTTCAGTGGCGGTTTCGATCGCGAGCAGATTCATGATTCGTCCATGATAGCGGCTGTCGGCTCGGCCGAGGTCGGTACGTACGCATACCAGTCGATGCGGCGGGTCAGATACATCATCAGCGCAACCATGGCCAGCAGCACCAGGGCGCCGATCAACAAGGCGTATTGTTCCGCCGCGATAAGTCCGTAAAGCATGGCGTAGATCAGCCCCAACACCCCGCCAAGCAGTAATCCCGAGCGTTTCGCACGCAGCACGGCCATCGCGTAGCCACCGACCAGCACCGCGACTGAAAACGCTGCCAGTGCGTAAGCCGGGCCGAAGCCGATCTGCTCGGACAGCGCCAGCAACACCACGTAGAACGTTGCCAGCGCCGCGCCCACCAGCAGGTACTGCACCGGATGCACACGCAGCCGCTTGAGCACCTCGAACAGGAAGAACGCCATGAAGGTCATTGCGATAAACAGCAGCCCGTATTTGCCGGCACGCACATTGCGCTGGTAGACATCCACCGGCTGATACAACTGCACGCCGAAGGTTGACGCCTGCAATGCCGACTTCATGTTGTCGGCTTCGCTCCAGTGTTGACCGTAACTGCGATTGAGATCCAGCAAATGCCAGCGCGCGCTGAAACCGTTCGCGTCGATGCTGTGTTCCAGCGGCAGCGCCGCGCCGACAAAGCTGGGATCGCGCCACGGCGCACGCATCGTCACCTCGGTACTGCGCGCCAGCGGCAACAATTGCAGGGCTTCGGTACCGGCCAGCTTCAGGCTGATCTGCACATCGATAGGCTGGCTACCCAAGGCATCCAGATTGATCGGCACCACCACGGTGGGCGACCCACCGAGTCGATCCGCCGACGACTCGAAGCGCGTCGGCACACCGTTGACGCGCAACTCGGAAATTTCCTGCAGACCGCGCAGATCACCTACCGGCAAGCGCAATTCAGCCTTGCCACCCTGCCATGGCGCATCGCTGGCCTGGCGATAACTGGCGAGGTCCTCCGCGCGAAACTGGGCAGCCAGTTTCACCGTGGCGACAAACACCGGCGCGCTGTAGATGCCGTAGCCCCGCGTGGTCACCGCCATGGCCACGTCCAGCTTCAGTGCCTCGGCCAGCACACTCTCGCTGCCTTCCTGCCAGCGTGTTGCGCCCTGCCCTTCGACCGTCACCTGTCGCAGCGTTGGCACCACCAGCACCGGTCCACCCAGCACCTGGTTGCCGCCCCAACCCTGCGCAATCTGCTTGATCGCATCACTGCGCAACTGCTGGCGCTCGCTGACCAAACCGCTCACCTGCATCAGCGGTATCGTCATCAACAACGCCAGCACCCCGATGCCAAGCACCTTGGCCGTGACGGTCTGTGTCCATGAACTCATGCGCGCGTACTCCCCAAATGGAGCCTGCATGAGAACAGCCGCAACGGGCATGTACGCGTCAAGATCTGCCCATTCACGGGCAACGGCGTGGCCTGGGAGAGACGCTGGCGAACCAACTTCCGGCCACCATGAACGGCGAGCGACGTGGAGCCATCTATGCAGGTACGCCACCCATTGGCCACCCACCCGTTCGAGCCAGCGGTCCACCCCAATGTCTGCCCCAAAAGTCGGATCACGGCCTGCCGTAGCTCATGCGCCTCGCAGAGGTGTCGCGACTCTCCATGGCGGCGCGAAGGATGTTTCGGCCCGGGGAGATCAACCGGAGGTACACCGTGTCGATGCGCCCAAGGGGCCGCGAACGCAACCCCGGAAGCCTTCGTGGATGAATCATGTCGTGCACAGGCCGCATCGGTCTTCCGCGTGATGTCATTCCATGACGCGCGGATCAAACCTGCCCACGGCTTCACATGGAGCCCTTCAAGCCAATAGCTCCTTCCATGGCCTGAAACTTCCCGCCATCGGGGTGGTCAGCCTTTCGAGATGCTGCTGCCGCTCGCGCATCGCCGTTGCATCGATAGAACTCGACTGGAGATTGGCATGCGCACGCTCATCCGCTTTCTGACCCGCAACCGCGGCTTCATCACCTTCATGCTGTGCATGATCATGTTCCGCAGCGCCGTGGCCGACTGGAACGTGGTGCCAACCGGCTCGATGCAACCAACCATCCGCATTGGCGACCGCATCCTGGTCGACAAGGTGGCTTACGATATTCGCCTGCCGCTGACTCATGTATCGCTGCTGCATCTGGCCGATCCGCAACGCGGCGAAATCGTGGTGCTGGACTCGCACGCCGCCAACGAGCGACTGGTGAAACGCGTCATTGGGATACCGGGTGACGAAGTCGCCATGCGCGGCAACGTGATCTTCATCAACGGTCATGCCGCCAGTTACGCAGCCAGTAGCTACACCGGCATCCACGACGATCTGCGCGATCCCGCGCACTATCAGACCGAACGCGACGGCACGCTGCATCACGCCATTCGCCTGTCCGACCAGCACCCCAGTCCGATCAGCAGCTTCGGGCCAGTGAAGGTGCCGGCGGGCCAATACCTGCTGCTCGGCGACGACCGCGACAACAGCATGGACTCGCGCTACTTCGGTTTCTTTGCTCGCGATGAAATCGTCGGCCGCGCACGTCGTGTGATCGTTTCACTCGATCCGCAGCAACACTGCCTGCCACGCGGGGATCGCTTTGGTAAGGCGCTGGACTGACGGGTAAACCGCGCTGTCTCGCATCGCAAAATCGTCGCGGCCAGCCCAGCGTGAACCATGCACCGCTTGAGAGCGCTCAGATCGAAGCCGTCTGCGCGCAGGTAATGGTGAGTGTCAGCAGCCGGCCAATTGCGGACATCCGTTCGTTGAACCGAACTGCCGCATAGCGGACGGTCTCGACCCACTGCTTCACGTCTACCTGCGACTATCCATTGGTGGTCGCTATCCGGCCATGATCTGCCTGGTCGCCGCCTTCTTCGATCCGCCCCAAAGCTGCCAATGGGCATCCATTCGCAGCGCGGATGCCGTCTCCCATTCTCCTAGACGCCACCGCAACCTGCGATCTTGAATT
Coding sequences within:
- a CDS encoding LysM peptidoglycan-binding domain-containing protein — protein: MTLIRPRHHRRHLPACIPVAALLALLALSGCAQLGKLKSRTGKQPTATSTERTRTTPLRTTATSSDPSLAAIVNDQLQHGHYAEGEQALRRYLVQHRGDRSAQAMLSQLTANPEQWLGHTSQPHIVQSGDSYSTLAARYLGDGSLFLILARYNHSTNPSLLRVGETVQVPTAIAGAAPTASEASANTPAISAIAISPTVAEDRPPARESPATKAKRLQRESLVLLDQGHKEQALARLDEALIADPQLQPDGIGALALRKDLLTSLHQRAVVLYRDQRLDAAIALWDRVLALDPHYEPAIVYRTRALELKRRLKQL
- a CDS encoding PP2C family serine/threonine-protein phosphatase; the encoded protein is MSRGYWTMDNEIETQTSSLVAAGRARGGRATQQDDLICLHDPEHDARLLVVADGMGGDGAGELASAGVIEVTRRLWEQGHWRDQPGALFLETLCQDAHAELRQRGRGLTHGEPHSTVVALLTRGNRAYWAHVGDSRLYRFQGRHCLDCTEDHSVTQLKVRRGELAANQRGNDSEQHKLLRGLGGAQPPQVDHGGALLRPGQTFALCSDGVWENLSTRELGEFARRRDQPEALREALTQVLERGGVDCDNVALILTRVGWKEWLARYTRRPGSRRTSRAAGPG
- the tsaB gene encoding tRNA (adenosine(37)-N6)-threonylcarbamoyltransferase complex dimerization subunit type 1 TsaB, which codes for MNLLAIETATEACSVALIHGDELIARSEIAPRRHTELVLPMADDLLAEAGIARCALDAIAVGRGPGAFTGVRLGVSLAQGMALALDLPVITVSSLAALALEAPEEEGTAILAVIDARMGEIYAACYRRDDNGGLIALDEERICTAETLVLPKADAWQVVGSGWATYATVLSQRLTGTLHSADGHCYPQAAHVAELAMREFRAGRGLAPELALPVYLRDKVALTLVEQGKA
- the lepB gene encoding signal peptidase I; the protein is MRTLIRFLTRNRGFITFMLCMIMFRSAVADWNVVPTGSMQPTIRIGDRILVDKVAYDIRLPLTHVSLLHLADPQRGEIVVLDSHAANERLVKRVIGIPGDEVAMRGNVIFINGHAASYAASSYTGIHDDLRDPAHYQTERDGTLHHAIRLSDQHPSPISSFGPVKVPAGQYLLLGDDRDNSMDSRYFGFFARDEIVGRARRVIVSLDPQQHCLPRGDRFGKALD
- a CDS encoding FHA domain-containing protein produces the protein MNSPDKNPLHLVGKRSAGPQGTQLFSAAELRQYASEMEQAPDGRASVHEPVLEGLSAGFEGRRFSLRSGRQTLGRGSNNDIVADDPSVSSAHAWIINQHGHYVIMNTLSTNGTFVNDKRIHEAILKHGDHIRLGQAEFVFLTRERGLAGASRLRWVAAGLLVLIALGAAAWWLL
- a CDS encoding protein kinase → MSEPAVTQNVGRYRIDGVLGEGAMAVVYAGFDPDIEREVAIKCLHREVAADPAYRQRFLVEARAAGQLTHPHIVTVFDAGETGDGRAYIAMERLSGETLASRVAREGFPPLPAIIELIMQVAAALDYAHAHGVVHHDIKPENIMLADGWQQAKVNDFGIADLRRSLGDGDALRAEVAGTPAYMAPEHLRGERTDARSDLFSLGVVLYWLLAGKLPWRDIADVRELMLERQRLPRPALQPRDPSTPAILLDIVHALLAPAPAERYQQGAEVVEDLRLARRECERRAETPLATRLLSLRMRWVGVLGVLLSVTLLLGLAAIHAKQNAAITGLARDFGSSLGRMVASESAEDLLLGDRAATRALVQDIARNQQIHYLAVADRGGEIIASTRPDQVGQKLPALSGQQALSPSGDIQGYRSSMINGSGLDEMLLFDVPVHYQSAVVGELRLGISDAPLRAAQKTTLWVIIAVLLATLAVVVGAAWWMSRRLLSLLDMLGNALLKVAHGDFRYRIRLVRRDELGRLFATFNVMNRALQATPNRLKDSPPPAQTEDIARPTQILSAADRPAGSRSPRG
- the creD gene encoding cell envelope integrity protein CreD, which produces MSSWTQTVTAKVLGIGVLALLMTIPLMQVSGLVSERQQLRSDAIKQIAQGWGGNQVLGGPVLVVPTLRQVTVEGQGATRWQEGSESVLAEALKLDVAMAVTTRGYGIYSAPVFVATVKLAAQFRAEDLASYRQASDAPWQGGKAELRLPVGDLRGLQEISELRVNGVPTRFESSADRLGGSPTVVVPINLDALGSQPIDVQISLKLAGTEALQLLPLARSTEVTMRAPWRDPSFVGAALPLEHSIDANGFSARWHLLDLNRSYGQHWSEADNMKSALQASTFGVQLYQPVDVYQRNVRAGKYGLLFIAMTFMAFFLFEVLKRLRVHPVQYLLVGAALATFYVVLLALSEQIGFGPAYALAAFSVAVLVGGYAMAVLRAKRSGLLLGGVLGLIYAMLYGLIAAEQYALLIGALVLLAMVALMMYLTRRIDWYAYVPTSAEPTAAIMDES